A single window of Nicotiana tomentosiformis chromosome 1, ASM39032v3, whole genome shotgun sequence DNA harbors:
- the LOC104117921 gene encoding allene oxide synthase 3-like, with product MSSFSTSSATSNSKLPVREIPGDYGFPFFGAIKDRYDYFYNLGTDEFFLTKMQKYNSTVFRTNMPPGPFIAKNPKVIVLLDAKTFPVLFDNSKVEKMNVLDGTYVPSTDFYGGYRPCAYLDPSESTHATLKGFFLSLISQLHNQFIPLFRTSISGLFANLENEISQNGKANFNNISDIMSFDFVFRLLCDKTSPHDTNLGSNGPKLFDIWLLPQLAPLFSLGLKFVPNFLEDLMLHTFPLPFFLVRSNYQKLYDAFSKHAESTLNEAEKNGIKRDEACHNLVFLAGFNAYGGMKVLFPALIKWVANGGKSLHTRLANEIRTIIKEECGTITLSAINKMSLVKSVVYEVLRIEPPVPFQYGKAKEDIIIQSHDSTFLVKKGEMIFGYQPFATKDPKIFDKPEEFIPERFMAEGEKLLKYVYWSNARETDDPTVDNKQCPAKNLVVLLCRLMLVEVFMRYDTFTVESTKLFLGSSVTFTTLEKAT from the exons atGTCTTCATTTTCCACATCTTCTGCCACTTCTAATTCCAAACTTCCAGTTCGAGAAATCCCAGGAGACTATGGTTTCCCCTTTTTTGGAGCCATAAAAGATAGATATGACTACTTCTACAACCTCGGCACAGACGAATTCTTTCTTACCAAAATGCAAAAATACAACTCTACTGTCTTTAGAACCAACATGCCACCAGGTCCATTCATTGCTAAAAATCCCAAAGTCATTGTTCTCCTCGATGCCAAAACATTTCCCGTTCTTTTCGACAATTCTAAAGTCGAAAAAATGAACGTTCTTGATGGCACGTACGTACCATCTACTGATTTCTATGGCGGATATCGCCCGTGTGCTTATCTTGATCCTTCTGAGTCAACTCATGCCACACTTAAAGGGTTCTTTTTATCTTTAATCTCCCAGCTTCATAATCAATTTATTCCTTTATTTAGAACCTCAATTTCTGGTCTTTTCGCAAATCTTGAGAATGAGATTTCCCAAAATGGCAAAGCGAACTTCAACAATATCAGCGACATTATGTCATTCGATTTTGTTTTTCGTTTGTTATGTGACAAGACCAGTCCCCATGACACAAATCTTGGCTCTAATGGACCAAAACTCTTTGATATATGGCTGTTGCCTCAACTTGCTCCATTGTTTAGTCTAGGTCTAAAATTTGTGCCGAACTTTCTGGAAGATTTAATGTTGCATACTTTTCCCTTGCCATTTTTTCTAGTGAGATCGAATTACCAGAAGCTTTATGATGCTTTTAGCAAGCATGCCGAAAGTACACTGAATGAAGCAGAGAAGAATGGGATCAAAAGAGACGAAGCATGCCACAACTTAGTTTTTCTTGCAG GTTTCAATGCTTATGGTGGGATGAAAGTTTTATTCCCTGCACTGATAAAGTGGGTCGCCAATGGAGGAAAGAGTTTACACACTCGGCTGGCAAATGAAATCAGGACAATTATCAAAGAAGAATGTGGGACCATAACTCTATCAGCAATCAACAAGATGAGTTTAGTAAAATCAGTAGTGTATGAAGTATTAAGAATTGAACCTCCAGTTCCATTCCAATATGGTAAAGCCAAAGAAGATATCATAATCCAAAGCCATGATTCAACTTTCTTAGTCAAGAAAGGTGAAATGATCTTTGGATATCAGCCTTTTGCTACAAAAGATCCAAAGATTTTTGACAAACCAGAGGAGTTTATTCCGGAGAGGTTCATGGCCGAAGGGGAAAAATTATTAAAGTATGTGTATTGGTCAAATGCAAGAGAGACAGATGATCCAACGGTGGACAACAAACAATGCCCAGCGAAAAATCTTGTCGTGCTTTTGTGCAG GTTGATGTTGGTGGAGGTTTTCATGCGTTACGACACATTCACAGTGGAGTCAACAAAGCTCTTTCTTGGGTCATCAGTAACGTTCACGACTCTGGAAAAAGCGACATGA